One genomic region from Paramicrobacterium agarici encodes:
- the aroB gene encoding 3-dehydroquinate synthase — protein MTDTTEITVEGTDPYSVTIGRANRLEAAAQLSSSVAKVLIVHPPTLAKAAEELREVLSDGRQVLLAEIPDAEAGKRVEVAAFCWQIMGQADFTRTDAVIGFGGGAVTDLAGFVAATWLRGVELLQIPTTVLGMVDAAVGGKTGINTAEGKNLVGAFYAPKAVVADLDTLEPLPRNDVLAGFAEVAKCGFIAEPEILDLIENDVDAVTNPATEQFRRAVELSIGVKARVVGEDFRESGLREILNYGHTLGHAIEHTERYQWRHGAAVSIGMVYAAELSRLAGRLSDDAVDRHRSILGSLALPMEYPVGRWKTLLATMQRDKKARAGMLRFIVLDDFARPTVLQAPDQSLLFSAYQEIGS, from the coding sequence ATGACGGACACCACCGAGATCACCGTCGAGGGCACGGACCCCTACAGCGTCACGATCGGCCGAGCGAACCGGCTGGAGGCCGCCGCGCAGCTGAGCTCCTCCGTGGCGAAGGTGCTCATCGTCCACCCGCCGACACTCGCCAAAGCCGCAGAAGAGCTTCGCGAAGTGCTGTCAGACGGAAGGCAGGTTCTGCTCGCTGAGATTCCGGATGCTGAGGCAGGAAAGCGCGTCGAGGTCGCAGCGTTCTGCTGGCAGATCATGGGACAAGCCGACTTCACGCGAACGGACGCTGTCATCGGATTCGGCGGGGGAGCCGTGACCGACCTCGCCGGCTTCGTCGCCGCGACCTGGCTGCGCGGCGTCGAGCTGCTGCAGATTCCTACGACGGTTCTCGGAATGGTCGACGCCGCCGTCGGCGGCAAAACGGGGATCAACACGGCCGAAGGCAAGAACCTCGTTGGCGCGTTCTACGCACCGAAGGCCGTCGTCGCCGACCTTGACACGCTGGAGCCCCTACCGCGGAACGATGTTCTCGCGGGCTTCGCTGAGGTCGCGAAATGCGGATTCATCGCCGAGCCCGAGATCCTCGACCTCATCGAGAACGATGTCGACGCGGTCACGAATCCCGCAACCGAGCAGTTCCGCCGCGCGGTCGAGCTCTCGATCGGGGTCAAGGCGCGCGTCGTGGGCGAGGACTTCCGCGAATCTGGCTTGCGCGAGATCTTGAACTACGGGCACACCCTCGGGCATGCCATCGAGCACACGGAGCGCTATCAGTGGCGGCACGGGGCCGCGGTGAGCATCGGAATGGTGTACGCCGCAGAGCTGTCGCGCCTTGCGGGGCGGCTCTCGGACGACGCGGTGGATCGTCATCGCAGCATCCTTGGCTCCCTCGCGCTTCCGATGGAGTACCCCGTCGGGCGTTGGAAGACACTGCTGGCCACGATGCAGCGCGACAAGAAGGCACGTGCAGGGATGCTGCGGTTCATCGTTCTCGACGACTTCGCACGGCCCACCGTCTTGCAAGCGCCCGACCAGTCCCTGCTCTTCTCGGCCTACCAGGAAATCGGATCGTAG
- a CDS encoding type II 3-dehydroquinate dehydratase, protein MTRILVLNGPNLGRLGTRDPEVYGTQTLDDLRRILSSDAGGHDIVVRQTDAESELLGWLYEAIDAETPVVLNAGAWTHYSYALHDAVEMVTSSGVPVIEVHISNPHAREQFRHTSVLTAVATGVIAGFGFDSYRLAVAQLVR, encoded by the coding sequence ATGACGCGCATTCTCGTTCTCAACGGCCCCAATCTCGGCCGTCTCGGTACACGGGACCCCGAGGTCTATGGCACGCAGACGCTCGACGACCTGCGGCGCATTCTGAGTTCCGATGCCGGAGGGCACGACATCGTCGTGCGGCAGACCGACGCCGAGAGCGAGCTGCTGGGCTGGCTGTACGAAGCGATCGACGCGGAAACGCCCGTCGTCCTGAACGCCGGGGCCTGGACGCACTACTCCTACGCCCTGCACGACGCCGTCGAGATGGTGACCTCGTCTGGCGTGCCCGTCATCGAGGTGCACATCTCTAACCCGCACGCGCGCGAGCAGTTTCGCCATACGAGCGTGCTGACGGCCGTGGCGACCGGTGTGATCGCGGGTTTCGGGTTCGACTCGTATCGCCTCGCCGTGGCGCAGCTCGTGCGCTGA
- the efp gene encoding elongation factor P, which translates to MASTADIKNGAVLSIDGNLWSVIEFQHVKPGKGGAFVRTKLKNVVSGKTIDKTFNAGTKLDFENVDRREYTYLYNDGDSFVFMDQSDYDQIQVPAAVVGDAANFMLENQSITIAMHDGNPLYVELPASVILEITYTEPGLQGDRSTGGTKGATVETGYEIQVPLFVETGTKVKVDTRTGDYLGRVND; encoded by the coding sequence ATGGCATCAACCGCTGACATCAAGAACGGCGCCGTCCTCAGCATCGACGGCAACCTGTGGAGCGTCATCGAGTTCCAGCACGTCAAGCCAGGCAAGGGCGGCGCGTTCGTGCGCACAAAGCTCAAGAACGTCGTCTCAGGCAAGACCATCGACAAGACGTTCAACGCGGGAACCAAGCTCGACTTCGAGAACGTCGATCGTCGCGAATACACGTACCTCTACAACGACGGCGACTCGTTCGTCTTCATGGACCAGAGCGACTACGACCAGATCCAGGTTCCCGCCGCCGTGGTCGGCGACGCCGCCAACTTCATGCTCGAGAACCAGTCGATCACGATCGCGATGCACGACGGAAATCCGCTGTACGTCGAGCTTCCGGCATCCGTGATTCTCGAGATCACGTACACAGAGCCCGGCCTCCAGGGCGACCGGTCGACGGGCGGCACAAAGGGCGCGACCGTCGAGACAGGCTACGAGATCCAGGTTCCGCTGTTCGTCGAGACCGGAACAAAGGTCAAGGTCGACACTCGCACGGGCGACTACCTCGGTCGCGTCAACGACTAG
- the nusB gene encoding transcription antitermination factor NusB, whose translation MSARSKARKRAIDILYSADVRQQDVREALSAEAQRAASEPAREASWLYARDIVDGVIETRAEIDEQIETYAQGWTIARMPAVDRAILRIGVWEILHNDEVPTGVAINEAVESAKTLSTDESAGFVNGLLGKIAEAAGSV comes from the coding sequence GTGAGCGCACGTTCAAAAGCGCGCAAGCGCGCCATCGACATTCTGTACAGCGCCGACGTGCGCCAGCAGGATGTTCGGGAGGCGCTGAGCGCCGAAGCACAACGCGCGGCGAGCGAGCCGGCACGAGAGGCCTCGTGGCTCTACGCTCGCGACATCGTCGACGGTGTCATTGAAACGCGCGCCGAGATCGACGAGCAGATCGAAACGTATGCGCAAGGCTGGACGATTGCCCGCATGCCGGCGGTCGACCGTGCGATTCTGCGCATCGGAGTGTGGGAGATCCTGCATAACGACGAGGTGCCGACGGGCGTCGCGATCAACGAAGCCGTCGAGTCGGCGAAGACGCTCTCGACCGATGAATCTGCTGGATTCGTCAATGGGCTCCTCGGCAAGATCGCGGAGGCCGCCGGCAGCGTGTGA
- the pyrR gene encoding bifunctional pyr operon transcriptional regulator/uracil phosphoribosyltransferase PyrR: MSMRTVLHAADISRALTRIAHEVLESNKGADRLVVLGIPTRGVALADRVAELISSISGTRVPSGALDVTMYRDDLARHPTRTPAPTSIPEGGIDGVTVVLVDDVLFSGRTIRAALDALGDIGRPRAVRLATLVDRGHRELPIRPDFVGKNLPSASHERINVRVVEYDGEDAVTIEEVGR, encoded by the coding sequence TTGAGCATGCGCACTGTGCTGCACGCTGCAGACATCTCTCGAGCGCTCACCCGCATCGCACACGAGGTTCTCGAGTCGAACAAGGGCGCAGATCGCCTCGTCGTTCTCGGCATTCCGACCCGCGGGGTTGCGCTCGCAGACCGAGTGGCAGAGCTCATCAGCTCGATCTCGGGCACTCGCGTCCCCTCCGGCGCGCTCGACGTGACGATGTACCGCGACGACCTGGCTCGTCATCCCACCCGCACGCCCGCGCCGACCAGCATTCCGGAAGGCGGAATCGACGGCGTGACTGTGGTGCTCGTCGACGATGTTCTGTTCTCGGGCCGGACCATTCGCGCTGCACTCGATGCTCTGGGAGACATCGGGCGACCTCGGGCCGTGAGACTTGCGACGCTCGTTGATCGTGGGCACCGTGAACTGCCCATTCGGCCAGATTTCGTCGGGAAGAACCTCCCCTCGGCGTCGCACGAGCGCATCAACGTGCGCGTCGTCGAATATGACGGCGAAGACGCGGTGACGATCGAGGAGGTCGGCCGCTGA
- a CDS encoding aspartate carbamoyltransferase catalytic subunit, translating to MRHLLTTKDVSRDAAIGLLDVAEDMAATQRREVKKLPTLRGKTVVNLFFEDSTRTRISFEAAAKRLSADVINFSAKGSSVSKGESLKDTAQTLEAMGADAVVIRHSSSGAPRTLASSGWISAGVMNAGDGMHEHPTQALLDAFTLRARTHGAATRGRGLDGLHIAIVGDILHSRVVRSNVWLLTTLGATVTIVAPPTLVPVDVSAWPVRVSYDLDEVLKTRPDAVMLLRIQAERMHDAFFPNSREYTRRWGLDDERFAMLPKSTIVMHPGPMNRGLEISSSAADSAQSTVREQVTNGVSVRMAALYLLLSGEREEIQ from the coding sequence ATGCGCCACCTGCTCACAACGAAAGACGTCTCTCGCGACGCCGCCATCGGACTGCTGGATGTCGCAGAGGATATGGCCGCGACGCAGCGCAGAGAAGTCAAGAAGCTGCCGACGCTGCGCGGAAAGACAGTCGTCAATCTGTTCTTCGAGGACTCCACACGCACGCGCATCTCGTTCGAAGCAGCGGCGAAGCGACTCTCGGCTGACGTCATCAACTTCAGCGCGAAGGGATCGAGCGTGTCCAAGGGCGAAAGCCTCAAAGACACAGCGCAGACCCTCGAGGCCATGGGCGCGGATGCTGTCGTCATCCGGCACAGCTCATCCGGCGCTCCTCGAACCCTCGCCTCCAGCGGATGGATCTCAGCTGGCGTCATGAACGCGGGCGACGGCATGCACGAGCATCCGACCCAGGCGCTCCTCGACGCCTTCACCCTGCGCGCACGCACACACGGAGCAGCGACGAGGGGAAGAGGCCTTGACGGTCTGCACATCGCCATCGTCGGCGACATTCTGCACTCCCGTGTGGTGCGCTCGAATGTGTGGCTGCTCACGACGCTCGGGGCCACCGTCACCATCGTCGCGCCGCCGACGCTCGTTCCCGTCGACGTCTCGGCATGGCCCGTCAGGGTCTCCTACGACCTCGACGAGGTACTCAAGACCCGTCCGGATGCCGTCATGCTGCTGAGAATCCAGGCCGAGCGGATGCATGACGCGTTCTTCCCCAACTCCCGCGAGTACACGCGCAGGTGGGGACTCGACGACGAGCGCTTCGCGATGCTTCCGAAGAGTACGATTGTCATGCACCCTGGGCCGATGAATCGCGGCCTTGAGATCTCGTCGTCGGCCGCTGACTCTGCACAGTCGACGGTGCGCGAACAGGTCACCAACGGAGTGTCGGTGCGAATGGCCGCGCTCTACCTGCTGCTGTCCGGCGAACGAGAGGAAATCCAGTGA
- a CDS encoding dihydroorotase has product MTTQTLHISGARLSSGQAADILVEGGIITEVGSVGAPAGATRIDADGLLALPGLVDLHTHLREPGFEQSETVLTGTRAAAAGGFTAVFAMANTSPVADTAGVVEQELELGHRAGYATVQPIGAVTTGLKGERLAELGAMASSRARVRVFSDDGFCVSDPLLMRRALEYVKAFDGVIAQHAQEPRLTEGAQMNEGARSAELGLTGWPAVAEESIIARDVLLAEHVGSRLHVCHVSTAGSVEVIRWAKARGIDVTAEVTPHHLLLTDDLVAGFDARFKVNPPLRTREDVTALREALADGTIDIVATDHAPHPAESKQCEWDAAANGMVGLESALRVVHESVVTSDQLGWTDVERVLSSSPARIGRLRGQGEPLAQGSSANILLYDSSVRGAFTRDALHGRSANSPYLDWELPGRVVTTIHNGAITVADGTLADPEEIGQEAIVNG; this is encoded by the coding sequence GTGACGACCCAGACCCTGCATATCTCGGGCGCTCGGCTGTCGAGTGGGCAGGCAGCGGACATCCTCGTCGAGGGCGGCATCATCACCGAGGTCGGCAGCGTGGGTGCTCCCGCAGGCGCGACGCGCATCGATGCCGACGGCCTGCTCGCGCTGCCCGGGCTCGTCGACCTGCACACCCACCTGCGCGAGCCTGGCTTTGAACAGAGTGAGACCGTACTCACCGGAACCCGGGCTGCGGCAGCCGGAGGGTTCACAGCGGTCTTCGCCATGGCGAACACGTCACCGGTCGCAGATACCGCTGGGGTCGTCGAGCAGGAGCTCGAGCTCGGGCACCGCGCGGGGTACGCGACCGTGCAGCCGATCGGCGCGGTGACCACGGGGCTCAAGGGCGAACGTCTTGCAGAGCTTGGCGCTATGGCTTCATCGCGAGCTCGTGTGCGCGTCTTCTCCGACGATGGTTTCTGCGTTTCCGATCCGCTGCTGATGCGTCGCGCACTCGAGTACGTCAAGGCGTTCGACGGCGTCATCGCACAGCATGCGCAAGAGCCGCGCCTGACAGAAGGCGCGCAGATGAACGAGGGAGCACGTTCGGCGGAGCTCGGCCTCACGGGCTGGCCCGCGGTCGCTGAAGAGTCGATCATCGCCCGCGATGTGCTCCTGGCCGAGCACGTCGGGTCGCGCCTGCACGTCTGCCACGTCTCGACGGCGGGCAGCGTCGAGGTGATCCGCTGGGCTAAGGCTCGAGGCATCGATGTGACTGCTGAGGTCACGCCGCATCATCTGCTTCTCACCGATGATCTCGTCGCCGGGTTCGACGCTCGCTTCAAGGTGAACCCGCCCTTGCGAACACGTGAAGACGTGACAGCGCTGCGGGAGGCCCTCGCTGACGGAACGATCGACATCGTCGCGACAGACCATGCACCGCACCCGGCCGAGAGCAAGCAGTGCGAATGGGATGCTGCGGCAAATGGCATGGTGGGACTCGAGTCCGCGCTCAGGGTCGTTCATGAGTCCGTCGTCACCTCGGACCAGCTGGGCTGGACCGACGTCGAGCGTGTGCTGAGCAGCTCTCCCGCCCGCATCGGGCGGCTCCGGGGACAGGGTGAACCGCTTGCTCAGGGCAGCAGCGCCAATATCCTGCTGTACGACTCGAGCGTGCGCGGGGCATTCACGCGCGACGCCCTTCACGGTCGCAGCGCGAACTCACCGTACCTCGATTGGGAGTTGCCAGGCCGCGTCGTGACGACCATCCATAACGGCGCGATTACGGTCGCCGATGGCACGCTCGCAGATCCAGAAGAGATCGGGCAGGAGGCGATCGTCAATGGATAA
- the carA gene encoding glutamine-hydrolyzing carbamoyl-phosphate synthase small subunit, whose amino-acid sequence MTTTTPFSPQPPAVLVLEDGTRYEGDAYGATGITLGEVVFATGMTGYQETLTDPSYAGQIVLMTAPHIGNTGVNDIDKESTKIWVAGFVVRDPSRVVSNFRAERSLDSELTTDRVIGISGIDTRAVTRRIRSGGAMRAGIFSGDAFDLTASEQLDKVRSGAQMTGLNLSADVSTRETYTVPATSDRIGSVAVLDLGVKTSTVNYLAERGFDVHVMPQDISTQQLLDLAPDALFYSNGPGDPGASDRHVDMLRTVLREGIPYFGICFGNQLLGRALGFGTYKLPFGHRGINQPVLDTSTGRVEITSHNHGFAVDAPIEGISESTEGFGRVEVSHYDLNDNVVEGLNCLDIPAFSVQYHPESAAGPHDAMYLFDRFREMVIARNDHSDTNNAGDNN is encoded by the coding sequence ATGACCACTACGACACCGTTCAGCCCGCAACCTCCAGCCGTCCTCGTTCTCGAGGACGGAACCCGATACGAAGGTGACGCCTACGGTGCCACGGGCATCACCCTGGGCGAGGTCGTCTTCGCCACCGGCATGACCGGATACCAGGAGACACTCACCGATCCCTCGTACGCCGGTCAGATCGTTCTCATGACGGCGCCGCACATCGGCAACACCGGCGTCAACGACATCGACAAGGAATCGACGAAGATCTGGGTCGCCGGCTTCGTCGTCCGCGATCCTTCCCGCGTCGTCTCGAACTTCCGGGCCGAGCGGAGCCTAGACAGCGAGCTGACTACTGACAGAGTAATCGGCATCTCGGGCATTGACACCCGTGCCGTAACCCGCCGCATCCGATCGGGCGGTGCCATGCGCGCCGGGATCTTCTCGGGAGACGCGTTCGACCTGACAGCATCCGAACAGCTCGACAAGGTGCGCAGCGGTGCCCAGATGACGGGCCTCAACCTGTCTGCTGACGTCTCGACGCGTGAGACGTACACGGTGCCTGCCACGAGCGATCGCATCGGCTCCGTCGCCGTTCTCGACCTCGGCGTCAAGACGTCGACGGTGAATTATCTTGCGGAGCGCGGGTTCGACGTGCACGTGATGCCGCAGGACATCTCGACGCAGCAGCTGCTTGATCTGGCGCCCGATGCACTGTTCTACTCGAACGGACCGGGCGATCCAGGGGCATCAGACCGGCATGTCGACATGCTCCGCACCGTGCTCAGGGAGGGGATCCCGTACTTCGGCATTTGCTTCGGCAACCAGCTTCTCGGGCGCGCACTCGGATTCGGCACGTACAAACTTCCGTTCGGGCACAGGGGAATCAACCAGCCTGTTCTCGACACGAGCACCGGACGCGTGGAGATCACCTCGCACAACCACGGCTTCGCCGTTGACGCCCCCATCGAGGGGATCAGCGAATCCACCGAGGGATTCGGTCGGGTGGAGGTCAGCCATTACGACCTCAATGACAACGTCGTCGAGGGACTGAACTGCCTCGACATCCCGGCATTCAGCGTGCAGTATCACCCGGAGTCGGCCGCAGGGCCGCACGACGCCATGTACCTCTTCGATCGATTCCGTGAGATGGTCATCGCACGCAACGATCACTCAGACACGAACAACGCGGGAGACAACAACTAA
- the carB gene encoding carbamoyl-phosphate synthase large subunit, giving the protein MPKRDDINSVLVIGSGPIVIGQACEFDYSGTQACRVLREEGVRVILVNSNPATIMTDPDFADATYVEPISWQVIETIIAKEKPDAILPTLGGQTALNAAVQLHEHGILEKYGVELIGASFEAIQKGEDRLAFKNLVLECGADVAASKICHTMDEVLEGADELGYPLVVRPSFTMGGLGSGFAYDEDDLRRIAGAGLHDSPTHEVLLEESILGWKEYELELMRDASDNSVVVCSIENVDPVGVHTGDSVTVAPALTLTDREYQNLRDISIDIIRAVGVDTGGCNIQFAVDPSNGRVIVIEMNPRVSRSSALASKATGFPIAKIAAKLAIGYRLDEIPNDITRVTPASFEPTLDYVVVKVPRFAFEKFPAADPTLTTTMKSVGEAMAIGRNFTTALQKALRSLEKRGSSFHWEAEDRTVDQLLAEITVPTDGRIVLIQQALRKGATPEQIFEATKFDPWFTDQIVQINEIADAIAQAPMLDGAVMRLAKNHGFSDAQIGQLRGFAEEQVREVRHLLGVRPVYKTVDTCAGEFPALTPYHYSSYDHETEVEPSDRRKVVILGSGPNRIGQGVEFDYSCVHASFALHDAGFETIMINCNPETVSTDYDTSDRLYFEPLTLEDVLEVIDAESASGELVGVIVQLGGQTALSLAKGLKANGVPILGTTPEAIDSAEERGQFAAILDQAGLLAPRNGTATDRDGAIAVAEDIGYPVLVRPSFVLGGRGMEIVYDRDALSDYFTRIDDQGIVGPEHPLLVDRFLDDAIEIDVDALYDGNTLYIGGIMEHIEEAGIHSGDSSCTLPPVTLGPTQIDAVRVATRAIAEGIGVRGLLNVQFAIGQGVLYVLEANPRASRTVPFVSKALGIPLAKAASLVMTGSTIESLIADGLIPAKDGSEVGLESPVAVKEAVLPFKRFRTRDGRIVDSILGPEMRSTGEVMGIDKDFPTAFAKSQEAAYGGLPLEGTVFVSVSDSDKRSVVQSVLRLHELGFTILATEGTSRVLTRYGVPTQTVNKVSEGGENIVDLIERNDVDIVVNTPSGSSARADGYEIRAAAVAADKPLFTTVAELSAAVASFGAVRNGFQVTSLQEYQRERDLV; this is encoded by the coding sequence ATGCCGAAGCGCGACGACATCAACAGCGTTCTGGTCATCGGCTCAGGGCCGATCGTGATCGGGCAGGCATGCGAGTTCGACTACTCGGGAACCCAGGCGTGCCGCGTGTTGCGTGAGGAAGGCGTTCGCGTGATCCTCGTCAACTCGAACCCCGCAACGATCATGACGGATCCGGACTTCGCCGACGCAACATACGTCGAGCCGATCTCATGGCAGGTGATCGAGACGATCATCGCGAAAGAGAAGCCCGACGCCATTTTGCCGACGCTCGGCGGACAGACTGCGCTCAATGCTGCCGTGCAGCTGCACGAGCATGGCATTCTCGAGAAGTACGGGGTCGAGCTCATCGGCGCGAGCTTCGAGGCGATCCAGAAGGGCGAGGACCGCCTCGCCTTCAAGAATCTCGTTCTCGAGTGCGGCGCTGACGTTGCAGCATCCAAAATCTGCCACACCATGGACGAAGTACTCGAAGGCGCCGACGAACTGGGGTATCCGCTCGTCGTGAGGCCGAGCTTCACCATGGGCGGCCTCGGCTCCGGATTCGCCTACGACGAAGACGACCTGCGCCGTATCGCGGGTGCCGGTCTGCACGACTCGCCGACGCACGAGGTTCTTCTCGAAGAGTCGATTCTCGGGTGGAAGGAGTACGAGCTCGAGCTCATGCGCGATGCGTCCGACAACTCGGTGGTCGTCTGCTCGATCGAGAACGTCGACCCGGTCGGCGTTCACACAGGAGACTCCGTCACAGTGGCGCCAGCACTCACACTCACTGATCGGGAGTATCAGAACCTTCGGGACATCTCGATCGACATCATCCGGGCCGTTGGCGTCGACACGGGCGGCTGCAACATCCAATTCGCCGTCGATCCGAGCAACGGCCGCGTCATCGTCATCGAGATGAACCCGCGCGTCTCGCGCTCGAGTGCGCTTGCGTCGAAGGCAACGGGGTTCCCGATCGCGAAGATCGCCGCGAAGCTCGCGATCGGCTACCGGCTCGACGAGATCCCGAACGACATTACCCGTGTGACACCGGCAAGCTTTGAGCCGACGCTCGACTACGTCGTCGTGAAGGTGCCGCGCTTCGCTTTCGAGAAATTCCCCGCCGCAGACCCCACGCTCACGACGACCATGAAGTCGGTGGGCGAGGCCATGGCGATCGGCCGCAACTTCACCACGGCGCTGCAGAAGGCCCTGCGCTCCCTGGAGAAGCGCGGTTCGTCGTTCCACTGGGAGGCGGAGGACCGCACGGTCGACCAGCTTCTCGCCGAGATCACGGTTCCGACCGATGGGCGCATCGTTCTCATCCAGCAGGCTCTGCGCAAGGGCGCAACGCCGGAGCAGATCTTCGAGGCGACCAAGTTCGATCCCTGGTTCACCGATCAGATCGTGCAGATCAACGAGATCGCTGACGCGATCGCGCAGGCACCGATGCTCGACGGGGCGGTCATGCGGCTGGCCAAGAACCATGGCTTCTCTGATGCGCAGATCGGTCAGCTCCGGGGGTTCGCCGAGGAACAGGTTCGCGAGGTGCGTCACCTGCTGGGTGTGCGTCCCGTCTACAAGACCGTCGACACGTGCGCGGGAGAGTTCCCGGCCCTCACGCCATATCACTACTCGAGTTATGACCACGAGACCGAGGTCGAGCCGAGCGATCGGCGCAAGGTCGTCATTCTCGGCTCGGGGCCCAACCGCATCGGTCAGGGCGTCGAGTTCGACTACTCGTGCGTTCACGCGTCATTCGCGCTGCACGATGCCGGCTTCGAGACGATCATGATCAACTGCAACCCCGAGACGGTCTCGACAGACTACGACACGAGCGACCGGCTGTACTTCGAGCCGCTCACGCTCGAAGACGTGCTCGAGGTCATCGACGCGGAGTCTGCGTCAGGAGAACTGGTCGGCGTCATCGTGCAGCTGGGAGGGCAGACGGCGCTCAGCCTCGCCAAGGGGCTCAAAGCCAATGGCGTGCCCATTCTGGGAACAACGCCAGAGGCAATCGACTCGGCTGAAGAGCGGGGTCAGTTCGCAGCGATCCTCGATCAGGCGGGTCTGCTTGCTCCCCGTAACGGGACGGCCACTGACCGAGACGGAGCCATTGCCGTTGCCGAGGACATCGGGTATCCCGTCCTCGTGCGCCCGAGCTTCGTCCTGGGCGGACGGGGCATGGAGATCGTCTACGACCGCGACGCGCTCAGCGACTACTTCACACGCATCGACGATCAGGGAATCGTCGGCCCCGAGCATCCGTTGCTCGTCGACAGGTTCCTCGACGATGCGATCGAGATCGACGTGGACGCTCTCTACGACGGAAACACGCTCTACATCGGCGGCATCATGGAGCACATCGAAGAGGCCGGCATCCACTCCGGCGACTCGAGCTGCACGCTTCCGCCCGTCACGCTCGGACCGACTCAGATCGATGCCGTGCGCGTCGCCACCCGGGCGATTGCCGAGGGAATCGGCGTGCGCGGACTGCTGAACGTGCAGTTCGCGATCGGGCAGGGCGTGCTCTACGTTCTCGAGGCGAATCCCCGGGCGTCGCGCACCGTTCCCTTCGTCTCGAAAGCCCTGGGCATCCCGCTCGCCAAGGCAGCGTCGCTCGTGATGACAGGCTCGACAATCGAGTCGCTGATCGCCGACGGGCTCATTCCGGCGAAGGACGGTTCGGAGGTCGGCCTCGAGTCGCCCGTCGCTGTGAAAGAGGCCGTGCTGCCGTTCAAGCGGTTCCGCACCCGCGACGGTCGCATCGTCGATTCGATCCTCGGACCGGAGATGCGGTCGACGGGAGAGGTCATGGGAATCGACAAGGACTTTCCGACGGCCTTTGCGAAGAGCCAGGAGGCGGCGTATGGCGGGCTTCCCCTCGAAGGGACGGTCTTCGTCTCGGTTTCCGACAGTGATAAGCGCTCGGTCGTGCAGTCGGTGCTCCGACTGCACGAGCTCGGATTCACGATTCTCGCGACCGAGGGAACATCGCGCGTGCTCACCCGCTACGGCGTGCCGACGCAGACCGTGAACAAGGTGAGCGAAGGCGGAGAGAATATCGTCGACCTCATCGAGCGAAACGACGTCGACATCGTCGTGAACACGCCCAGCGGAAGTTCTGCTCGCGCGGACGGCTACGAGATCCGCGCGGCAGCGGTCGCCGCGGACAAGCCGTTGTTCACCACCGTTGCCGAGCTCTCGGCCGCTGTCGCCTCGTTCGGTGCTGTCCGCAACGGCTTCCAGGTGACGAGTCTCCAGGAGTATCAGCGCGAGCGGGATCTCGTTTGA
- the pyrF gene encoding orotidine-5'-phosphate decarboxylase has translation MPTAFGDRLASVFDASGRLCLGIDPHAHLLASWGLPDTADGAREFGLRAVDAAAASVGIVKPQVAFFERFGSAGYAALESVLSAARAASLLVIADVKRGEIGSSMLGYASAWLTPGSPLEADAVTLNPYLGVGALIETFETAQRNHKGAFVLAATSNPEATVLQKSAAPDGRSVASSIVADVGAWNAQNAVGGRASIGIVAGATLDLNVFGIDTTTAADPVLPVLAPGFGFQGARVEDASSIFGRLSPGVIVSESRSILSAGPVDIARTAAQRATEVRESFV, from the coding sequence ATGCCCACGGCCTTCGGCGACCGCCTCGCGTCGGTGTTCGACGCGAGCGGCCGCCTGTGCCTTGGTATCGACCCTCACGCGCACCTCCTCGCGTCGTGGGGTCTTCCCGACACGGCAGACGGCGCTCGCGAGTTCGGTCTACGTGCCGTGGACGCCGCCGCAGCCTCTGTCGGAATCGTGAAGCCTCAGGTCGCGTTCTTCGAACGGTTCGGCTCGGCGGGATACGCGGCGCTCGAGAGTGTTCTCTCGGCGGCTCGCGCCGCCTCGTTGCTGGTCATCGCGGATGTGAAGCGCGGTGAGATCGGCTCGAGCATGCTCGGCTACGCGTCGGCGTGGCTGACGCCGGGTTCACCGCTCGAGGCGGACGCCGTCACTCTCAACCCGTATCTCGGCGTCGGAGCGCTCATCGAGACGTTCGAGACAGCGCAGCGCAATCACAAGGGCGCATTCGTGCTCGCGGCGACCTCCAACCCCGAGGCGACCGTGCTTCAGAAGTCAGCGGCACCCGACGGTCGCAGCGTCGCGAGCAGCATCGTGGCGGACGTCGGTGCGTGGAACGCGCAGAACGCCGTCGGAGGGCGCGCGAGCATCGGGATCGTCGCGGGGGCGACACTCGATCTGAACGTCTTCGGAATCGACACGACAACCGCTGCTGACCCCGTTCTTCCCGTTCTCGCGCCAGGCTTCGGGTTCCAGGGCGCTCGTGTCGAAGATGCCTCATCCATCTTTGGTCGGCTATCGCCGGGTGTGATCGTCAGTGAATCCCGAAGTATCCTGTCAGCCGGGCCTGTTGACATCGCGCGCACAGCCGCACAGCGCGCCACGGAAGTGAGGGAGTCCTTTGTCTGA